One Microbacterium sp. No. 7 genomic window carries:
- a CDS encoding cytochrome c oxidase subunit 4 has product MRTNVNFWWVLGGFFGLVAVIYVVWNIAAHPALPWYNAIEWAGTVALVFTVFMAVMIGFYVARVHRAQGGELPEDILTADIDDGDPEIGDFSPWSWWPLVLAVAASLAILGLAVSVFLLPIGIALFLVAIVGWVFEYYRGYFAH; this is encoded by the coding sequence GTGAGGACCAACGTCAACTTCTGGTGGGTTCTCGGCGGCTTCTTCGGGCTCGTCGCGGTCATCTACGTCGTCTGGAACATCGCCGCGCATCCCGCGCTCCCGTGGTACAACGCCATCGAATGGGCGGGCACCGTCGCGTTGGTCTTCACGGTGTTCATGGCGGTGATGATCGGCTTCTACGTCGCTCGCGTGCACCGCGCGCAGGGCGGCGAGCTGCCCGAGGACATCCTCACCGCCGACATCGACGACGGAGACCCCGAGATCGGTGACTTCAGCCCGTGGTCGTGGTGGCCGCTCGTGTTGGCGGTCGCCGCCTCGCTGGCCATCCTCGGCCTTGCGGTGAGCGTCTTCCTGCTCCCGATCGGCATCGCGCTCTTCCTGGTCGCGATCGTCGGCTGGGTGTTCGAGTACTACCGCGGCTACTTCGCGCACTGA
- the ctaD gene encoding aa3-type cytochrome oxidase subunit I, which produces MVTQLDSPARPTTIPPRQAALLSSSRVEQKGNIIVKWITSTDHKTIGYMYLISSVLFFLLGGVMALIIRAELFEPGMQIVPTKDQYNQLFTMHGTIMLLMFATPLFAGFANALLPLQIGAPDVAFPRLNAFALWLFMFGSIIAVAGFLTPQGAAAFGWFAYQPLANASFSPGVGGNLWMLGLGMSGFGTIMGGVNFLTTIITMRAPGMTMWRMPIFAWNTLVTSVLVIMVFPVLAAAMFAAAADRLFGAHIYDPANGGVLLWQHLFWFFGHPEVYIIALPFFGIVSEIVPVFSRKPIFGYKTLVYATIAIAALSVAVWAHHMYVTGAVLLPFFAVMTMLIAVPTGVKIFNWIGTMWRGSVTFETPMVWVLGFLVSFVFGGLTGVILASPPLTFHTSDSYFVVAHFHYVVFGTVVFAMFAGFYFWWPKWTGRMLNERLGMVHFWMLFVGFHMTFLIQHWLGVDGMVRRYADYSAADGWTWQNQVSTIGAIILGLSMVPFFLNVWITARKAPKVTVNDPWGYGASLEWATSCPPPRHNFTSIPRIRSERPAFDLNHPEAAESFGADEPVEGKVK; this is translated from the coding sequence ATGGTTACCCAGCTTGATAGTCCGGCTCGTCCGACGACGATCCCGCCGCGCCAGGCTGCGCTGCTGAGCTCGTCCCGGGTGGAGCAGAAGGGCAACATCATCGTCAAGTGGATCACCTCCACTGACCACAAGACGATCGGGTACATGTACCTGATCTCGTCCGTGCTGTTCTTCCTGCTCGGCGGCGTGATGGCGCTCATCATCCGTGCGGAGCTCTTCGAGCCCGGCATGCAGATCGTGCCGACGAAGGACCAGTACAACCAGCTCTTCACGATGCACGGCACGATCATGCTGCTGATGTTCGCGACGCCGCTCTTCGCCGGTTTCGCGAACGCGCTGCTGCCGCTGCAGATCGGCGCCCCCGACGTCGCGTTCCCGCGACTGAACGCGTTCGCCCTGTGGCTGTTCATGTTCGGCTCGATCATCGCCGTGGCCGGCTTCCTCACCCCGCAGGGCGCCGCCGCGTTCGGCTGGTTCGCCTATCAGCCGCTCGCCAACGCGAGCTTCTCGCCGGGCGTCGGCGGAAACCTCTGGATGCTCGGCCTGGGCATGAGCGGTTTCGGCACGATCATGGGTGGCGTCAACTTCCTGACCACCATCATCACGATGCGCGCTCCGGGCATGACGATGTGGCGCATGCCGATCTTCGCCTGGAACACCCTCGTCACCAGCGTGCTCGTCATCATGGTGTTCCCCGTGCTCGCGGCGGCCATGTTCGCCGCGGCCGCCGACCGCCTCTTCGGCGCCCACATCTACGACCCCGCCAACGGCGGCGTCCTGCTGTGGCAGCACCTGTTCTGGTTCTTCGGGCACCCCGAGGTGTACATCATCGCCCTGCCGTTCTTCGGCATCGTCTCCGAGATCGTGCCGGTGTTCAGCCGCAAGCCGATCTTCGGGTACAAGACGCTCGTCTACGCGACGATCGCGATCGCGGCCCTCTCGGTCGCGGTGTGGGCGCACCACATGTACGTCACCGGCGCGGTCCTGCTGCCGTTCTTCGCGGTGATGACGATGCTCATCGCGGTACCAACGGGCGTGAAGATCTTCAACTGGATCGGAACGATGTGGCGAGGGTCGGTGACCTTCGAGACGCCCATGGTGTGGGTGCTCGGCTTCCTCGTGTCGTTCGTCTTCGGCGGTCTGACCGGCGTCATCCTCGCGTCGCCGCCGCTGACGTTCCACACGTCGGACTCGTACTTCGTCGTCGCCCACTTCCACTACGTCGTGTTCGGCACGGTCGTGTTCGCGATGTTCGCCGGCTTCTACTTCTGGTGGCCGAAGTGGACGGGCCGCATGCTCAACGAGCGACTCGGCATGGTGCACTTCTGGATGCTGTTCGTCGGCTTCCACATGACGTTCCTCATCCAGCACTGGCTGGGCGTCGACGGCATGGTCCGCCGCTACGCCGACTACTCGGCCGCAGACGGCTGGACGTGGCAGAACCAGGTGTCGACGATCGGTGCGATCATCCTCGGCCTCTCGATGGTGCCGTTCTTCCTGAACGTGTGGATCACGGCGCGCAAGGCCCCCAAGGTGACCGTCAACGACCCGTGGGGCTACGGCGCATCGCTCGAGTGGGCGACGAGCTGCCCGCCGCCGCGTCACAACTTCACCTCGATCCCGCGGATCCGCAGCGAGCGCCCCGCGTTCGATCTCAACCATCCCGAGGCTGCCGAGTCGTTCGGAGCCGACGAGCCGGTCGAAGGAAAGGTCAAGTAA
- the ctaC gene encoding aa3-type cytochrome oxidase subunit II: MRVKRRLRWAVIPLGIAVAVALAACTPTELNGYLPGFTEDGVQATNQTSRVSGLWVTSWLVLLVVGVVTWGLMAWAAIAYRRRKGQTGLPVQLRYNMPIEIFYTIVPLILIVGFAAFTVRDQAAIDEVYEDPDVCITAIAKQWAWDFQYNGDDCEQPDDAVWTMGVQAQTDEQGNIINELPTLVLPVDQKVTLKLVSRDVIHSFWIIDFLFKRDMYIGHDNYWSFTPTRVGEYDGKCAELCGEYHSMMLFKVKVVEQDEYDDYLASLRSAGQTGDINDIYDRLQNAPGTGAPADSEGGH, encoded by the coding sequence GTGCGCGTCAAACGCCGACTCCGCTGGGCCGTCATCCCGCTCGGGATCGCCGTCGCCGTCGCTCTCGCGGCGTGCACGCCGACCGAGCTGAACGGCTATCTCCCCGGCTTCACTGAAGACGGCGTCCAGGCGACGAACCAGACATCCCGCGTGTCGGGCCTCTGGGTGACCTCGTGGCTCGTGCTGCTCGTCGTCGGCGTCGTCACGTGGGGCCTCATGGCGTGGGCGGCCATCGCCTACCGGCGTCGCAAGGGCCAGACGGGCCTGCCGGTGCAGCTGCGCTACAACATGCCGATCGAGATCTTCTACACGATCGTGCCGCTCATCCTCATCGTCGGCTTCGCGGCCTTCACGGTGCGCGACCAGGCCGCGATCGACGAGGTCTACGAAGACCCCGACGTCTGCATCACGGCGATCGCCAAGCAGTGGGCGTGGGACTTCCAGTACAACGGCGACGACTGCGAGCAGCCCGACGACGCCGTCTGGACCATGGGCGTGCAGGCGCAGACCGACGAGCAGGGCAACATCATCAACGAGCTGCCCACCCTCGTGCTGCCGGTCGACCAGAAGGTCACCCTCAAGCTCGTGTCGCGCGACGTCATCCACTCGTTCTGGATCATCGACTTCCTGTTCAAGCGCGACATGTACATCGGCCACGACAACTACTGGTCGTTCACGCCGACGCGCGTGGGGGAGTACGACGGCAAGTGCGCCGAGCTCTGTGGCGAGTACCACTCGATGATGCTCTTCAAGGTCAAGGTCGTCGAGCAGGACGAGTACGACGACTACCTCGCGTCGCTGCGCAGCGCGGGTCAGACCGGCGACATCAACGACATCTACGACCGCCTCCAGAACGCGCCCGGAACGGGTGCCCCTGCTGACTCCGAGGGAGGCCACTGA
- the erpA gene encoding iron-sulfur cluster insertion protein ErpA: MTDIAMTPTETTAEHGVSLTEAAAAKVKSLLEQEGRDDLRLRVAVQPGGCSGLIYQLYFDERYLDGDKTVDFDGVEVIVDEMSVPYLDGAAIDFKDTISEQGFTIDNPNAAGSCACGDSFH; encoded by the coding sequence ATGACCGACATCGCTATGACCCCCACCGAGACCACCGCCGAGCACGGCGTTTCGCTCACCGAGGCCGCGGCCGCCAAGGTCAAGAGCCTCCTCGAGCAGGAGGGCCGCGACGACCTGCGGCTCCGTGTCGCCGTGCAGCCGGGCGGATGCAGCGGGCTGATCTACCAGCTCTACTTCGACGAGCGCTATCTCGACGGCGACAAGACCGTCGACTTCGACGGCGTCGAGGTGATCGTCGACGAGATGTCGGTGCCCTACCTCGACGGCGCCGCCATCGATTTCAAGGACACCATCTCGGAGCAGGGCTTCACGATCGACAACCCGAACGCGGCGGGAAGCTGCGCCTGCGGCGACAGCTTCCACTGA
- a CDS encoding helix-turn-helix domain-containing protein: protein MTASFSAAPAGRDLDERVRTLRRVHDAVLAGSRPPVSPRPIVARSWRRVLGMGLASDGGNLRDPLGIDRIEQLRRTSPLRHVIDDVRSVLTAAADASNYIVVVTDQDGTVLWREGSPRVRMTADRLGFAEGATWTEARVGTNAIGTAIAEAAPVELFAGEHFERQQHPWYCSAAPIHDPRTGELIGVVDVSGPAFTLHPAIGALVSSATRLAEAMLWQRHRESLEGLRRASAHLVRTGPALIVDDAGWVAHSVGTTPRERIAAPADGVAVAVPGVGICLPERLSTGWLVRPSGWRARLHATLRGDVLEVHADGDPWHVQLTPRHAQVMRLLAAAGPEGLSASRLSREVFGDADHEVSVRAEVSRLRRVVGALVATRPYRISDGVEVTVEH from the coding sequence ATGACGGCATCCTTCTCGGCCGCGCCGGCGGGCCGAGACCTCGATGAGCGCGTGCGCACGCTGCGCCGCGTGCACGACGCCGTGCTCGCGGGCTCGCGCCCGCCCGTGAGCCCGCGGCCGATCGTCGCCCGCTCGTGGCGGCGCGTGCTGGGCATGGGGCTCGCGTCGGACGGCGGCAATCTGCGGGATCCGCTCGGCATCGATCGCATCGAGCAGCTGCGGCGCACGTCGCCGCTGCGGCACGTGATCGACGACGTGCGGAGCGTGCTGACGGCGGCGGCGGACGCCTCGAACTACATCGTCGTGGTCACCGACCAGGACGGCACGGTGCTGTGGCGCGAGGGCTCCCCGCGCGTGCGGATGACGGCCGACCGGCTGGGGTTCGCGGAGGGCGCGACCTGGACCGAGGCGCGTGTGGGGACGAACGCGATCGGCACGGCGATCGCCGAGGCGGCTCCCGTCGAGCTGTTCGCCGGCGAGCACTTCGAACGGCAGCAGCATCCGTGGTACTGCAGCGCGGCGCCCATCCACGACCCGCGCACCGGCGAGCTGATCGGCGTCGTCGACGTGTCGGGGCCGGCGTTCACGCTCCATCCCGCGATCGGCGCCCTCGTCTCCTCGGCGACGAGGCTCGCGGAGGCGATGCTCTGGCAACGGCATCGGGAGTCGCTCGAAGGCCTGCGCCGGGCATCCGCGCACCTCGTGCGCACGGGCCCCGCGCTCATCGTCGACGACGCCGGATGGGTCGCGCACAGCGTCGGAACGACGCCGCGCGAGCGGATCGCCGCGCCCGCCGACGGGGTCGCGGTCGCGGTTCCGGGCGTCGGCATCTGCCTGCCCGAGCGCCTGTCGACCGGCTGGCTCGTGCGCCCCTCGGGATGGCGGGCGCGGCTGCACGCGACGCTGCGCGGCGACGTGCTCGAGGTCCACGCCGACGGCGACCCGTGGCACGTGCAGCTCACGCCGCGCCACGCCCAGGTCATGCGGCTGCTCGCGGCCGCCGGCCCGGAGGGGCTGTCGGCGTCGCGGCTCAGCCGCGAGGTCTTCGGCGACGCCGACCACGAGGTGTCGGTGCGGGCGGAGGTCTCCCGGCTGCGCCGCGTCGTCGGAGCGCTGGTCGCGACCCGGCCCTATCGCATCTCCGACGGGGTCGAGGTCACGGTCGAGCACTGA